A genomic segment from Longimicrobium sp. encodes:
- a CDS encoding nuclear transport factor 2 family protein — translation MRNRLLALLLLPLLAACQARTSPAPSPAPAAMAGARETTEQDRAAVLASIQGFMDALRNKDTTAMNLHVDSLTRLTLIRPTREGGTRVVVLSAAQFIRAVTQPGQPGVDEPIRNPVVHVSGDLATVWAEYQVRRDTTVTHCGFDAFHLVRRDGRWKLLNISDTYQQTGCGPAWPR, via the coding sequence ATGCGCAACCGACTGCTGGCCCTCCTGCTGCTCCCGCTGCTCGCTGCCTGCCAGGCGCGGACGTCGCCCGCCCCCTCCCCGGCGCCGGCCGCGATGGCTGGCGCGCGCGAGACGACGGAGCAGGACCGAGCCGCGGTGCTCGCATCCATCCAGGGCTTCATGGACGCGCTGCGGAACAAGGACACCACGGCGATGAACCTGCACGTGGACTCGCTCACGCGGCTCACGCTGATCCGGCCGACGCGGGAAGGAGGAACGCGCGTGGTGGTGCTGAGTGCCGCGCAGTTCATCCGCGCCGTCACCCAGCCGGGCCAGCCCGGGGTGGACGAGCCCATCCGCAACCCGGTGGTTCACGTGAGCGGCGACCTGGCCACGGTCTGGGCCGAATACCAGGTCCGGCGCGACACCACCGTCACGCACTGCGGCTTCGACGCCTTCCACCTCGTCCGCCGCGACGGCCGCTGGAAGCTCCTCAACATCAGCGACACCTACCAGCAGACGGGATGCGGGCCGGCCTGGCCGCGCTGA